A portion of the Canis aureus isolate CA01 chromosome 32, VMU_Caureus_v.1.0, whole genome shotgun sequence genome contains these proteins:
- the THAP10 gene encoding LOW QUALITY PROTEIN: THAP domain-containing protein 10 (The sequence of the model RefSeq protein was modified relative to this genomic sequence to represent the inferred CDS: inserted 1 base in 1 codon), with protein MPARCVAAHCGNTTKCGKSLFRFPKDRAVRLLWDRFVRGRRADWYGGNDRSVICSDHFAPACFDVSSVLQKNLRFSQRLRLVAGAVPTLHRGTAPAPRGDGGRGGRGPRRXPAAQPAPPPSPARCAPPGARRRAAPAQITCENEVKQTQVPANNLSYSVTSVPTHCEEGPVHKSTQLSLKRPPHRSVGIQAKVKVFGTQLCNATTQTDGLQPRRSSLFDIYSSDSDPDADWDVKSEQSDLSYIAVQVKEESC; from the exons ATGCCCGCCCGCTGCGTGGCCGCCCACTGCGGCAACACCACCAAGTGCGGGAAGTCGCTGTTCCGCTTCCCCAAGGACCGGGCGGTGCGGCTGCTGTGGGACCGCTTCGTGCGGGGCCGCCGCGCCGACTGGTACGGGGGCAACGACCGCTCGGTCATCTGCTCCGACCACTTCGCCCCCGCCTGCTTTGACGTGTCCTCGGTCCTCCAGAAGAACCTGCGCTTCTCCCAGCGCCTGAGGCTCGTAGCGGGCGCCGTGCCCACCCTGCACCGGGGGACCGCCCCAGCGCCCCGGGGCGACGGCGGCCGAGGGGGGCGGGGCCCCCGGC ACCCCGCGGcccagcccgccccgcccccgagcccAGCCCGCTGCGCGCCGCCCGGGGCCCGGAGGAGGGCCGCGCCCGCACAG attacATGTGAAAATGAAGTTAAACAAACACAAGTCCCTGCTAATAATCTATCTTATAGTGTCACTTCAGTACCTACTCACTGTGAAGAAGGCCCAGTGCATAAAAGTACACAGTTGTCTCTGAAAAGGCCCCCTCACCGGAGTGTTG gtATTCAGGCCAAAGTGAAAGTGTTTGGAACACAACTGTGTAATGCCACTACTCAGACTGACGGATTGCAGCCTAGGAGGAGCTCTCTCTTTGACATCTACTCCAGTGACTCAGACCCAGATGCAGATTGGGATGTCAAGAGTGAGCAGAGCGATTTGTCCTACATAGCAGTGCAAGTGAAAGAAGAGTCTTGCTAA